The genomic stretch GCGACACCTCTCGCACACCGGAGACGGGGGCGAGCTGGCCTGCGATCATGCGCAGCAACGTCGTCTTGCCGGCGCCGTTGGCGCCCACGATTGCGATCTTGTCGCCGGGCGCGATCTCGAGCGTCGCCTGGCGGAGGATCTCGTGCTGCGGCGAGTACGAAAACGACGCATCCCGCAGCTTGACGAGCGTGCGGCCGGCGTGCGGCGGCGGGGGAAACGAGAACGAAATGTGTTTCGGCCGTCGCGGCAGCACGACGTGCTGCTGCTTGAGTCGAGCGATCTGCTTGCGCTTGCTCTGCGCCTGCGCCGCCTTGGTGTTCTTGGCGCCGAAGCGCTCGACGAACCGATTGAGCTGCGCGATTTTCTGATTGAGCTGCGCGTTGTGCGCCGCCACGCGTTCACGACGCGTCTCGCGTTCCTCCAGGTAGGCGGTGAACTTCATCGCATAGGTCTCGAGCGTCGCGTTGTCGAGTTCGCGCACCTCGGTCGCCACGCGGTCGAGGAACACGCGGTCGTGCGAGACCACGACGAGCCCGCCGCGAAACGTCTCGAGGTAGTCCTCGAGCCATTCCATCGCCGGCAGATCGAGGTGATTGGTGGGCTCGTCCAGGAACAGGACGGTCGGATCGGTGAGCAGCAGCGCCGCCAGTGCGGTCCGCATACGCCATCCGCCCGAGAACTCGGTCAGCGGCCGGTCCTGATCGGCGACCGAGAAGCCGAGTCCGCTCAGCACGCGGCGCGCTTCGGGCACCATGGTGTGTTCGTCGTGAAGGTCGAGGTGATGCTGGAGTTCGCCCGCGCGCTCGAGCAGCGCCGAAAGATGCTCGTCGTCCTGAGCGATCTCGCCGAGGCGCTGGTGCAGCGCGTCGAGTTCTTCGCGCATCTCGAGCAGATGGCGATAGGCCTCGAGAGCACGATCGAGCACCGTGCCGTCGAAGCGCTCCGCTGCCTCCTGTGGCAGGTAGCCGAGCCGCGTACCACGCGCGAGAACGCGCGAGCCGACCTCGGGCGCGAGCTCGCCAAGGATGACGCGCAGCAGGGTCGTCTTGCCGGCGCCGTTCGGCCCGACCAGCGCCACGCGGTCGCCGGGGGCGATCACCCAGTCGAGATCCTCGAACAGCGCACGCTGCCCGATCGAATAGCGAATGCCCTGCAGTTGGATCATGGTCGCTCGGATGGGGTCGGGGCGCGTCTCGAACGTTGACGGGCGCCCGGCGGGGCCGGATAATCGGAGCCCGCATCGTCGGCTCGAACGACCCCCCCGACGCGCCGTCAGGCGCGAATGCTTCGGAGCGAACGCCTTGCCTCTGCTGCTTGCCCGCTCTTGGATGCCGAGATTCAGGTTGCC from Candidatus Eisenbacteria bacterium encodes the following:
- a CDS encoding ABC-F family ATP-binding cassette domain-containing protein; this encodes MIQLQGIRYSIGQRALFEDLDWVIAPGDRVALVGPNGAGKTTLLRVILGELAPEVGSRVLARGTRLGYLPQEAAERFDGTVLDRALEAYRHLLEMREELDALHQRLGEIAQDDEHLSALLERAGELQHHLDLHDEHTMVPEARRVLSGLGFSVADQDRPLTEFSGGWRMRTALAALLLTDPTVLFLDEPTNHLDLPAMEWLEDYLETFRGGLVVVSHDRVFLDRVATEVRELDNATLETYAMKFTAYLEERETRRERVAAHNAQLNQKIAQLNRFVERFGAKNTKAAQAQSKRKQIARLKQQHVVLPRRPKHISFSFPPPPHAGRTLVKLRDASFSYSPQHEILRQATLEIAPGDKIAIVGANGAGKTTLLRMIAGQLAPVSGVREVSQHASMAYFAQHAAETLEPEATILGALEATAPAAWRPRLRSLLGNFLFSGDDAFKLCRVLSGGERQRVALARLLMTPANLLLLDEPTHHLDLAGKEVLESALEQFPGAVIVVTHDRSLMARLATRVLEVDGGRVRLYAGGYDDWESARLARIV